A single genomic interval of Streptomyces graminofaciens harbors:
- a CDS encoding carbohydrate ABC transporter permease, protein MTHAAVTAPGAKLRKLVRRRDDQGGAPRLSPAWTFVAWLATLAFFAPVAWMVLTSFHQEADAATNPPTPFAALTLDQYELLFSRDITPFLLNSAMASVISTLLVLALAVPTAYALSIKPVEKWTDVMFFFLSTKFLPAIAALLPVYLIVKDAGMLDNVWTLIVLYTAMNLPIAVWMMRSFLAEVPKEILEAAEVDGANLPTVLLRIVAPVAMPGLAATSLICFIFSWNEFMFAVNLTATKASTAPVFLVGFITSEGLFLARLCAAATLVSLPVLIAGFAAQDKLVRGLSLGAVK, encoded by the coding sequence ATGACTCACGCAGCTGTCACCGCGCCCGGCGCGAAGCTCAGGAAACTCGTCCGCCGACGCGACGACCAGGGCGGTGCGCCCCGGCTGTCACCCGCGTGGACCTTCGTCGCCTGGCTCGCCACGCTGGCGTTCTTCGCGCCTGTGGCGTGGATGGTGCTCACCTCCTTCCACCAGGAGGCGGACGCGGCGACCAACCCGCCGACCCCCTTCGCCGCCCTCACCCTCGACCAGTACGAACTGTTGTTCAGCCGGGACATCACTCCGTTCCTCCTCAACTCGGCGATGGCCAGCGTCATTTCGACGCTGCTGGTGCTCGCCCTGGCGGTGCCGACGGCCTACGCGCTGTCCATCAAGCCGGTCGAGAAGTGGACCGACGTGATGTTCTTCTTCCTGTCCACCAAGTTCCTACCCGCCATCGCGGCCCTGCTTCCGGTGTACCTGATCGTCAAGGACGCCGGGATGCTCGACAACGTGTGGACACTGATCGTCCTCTACACCGCCATGAACCTGCCGATCGCGGTGTGGATGATGCGCTCGTTCCTCGCCGAGGTCCCCAAGGAGATTCTCGAGGCGGCCGAGGTCGACGGCGCCAACCTGCCCACCGTGCTGTTGCGGATCGTCGCACCGGTCGCCATGCCGGGACTCGCCGCCACCTCGCTGATCTGCTTCATCTTCAGCTGGAACGAGTTCATGTTCGCCGTCAACCTGACGGCGACCAAGGCGTCGACCGCGCCTGTCTTCCTCGTCGGCTTCATCACCAGCGAGGGGCTGTTCCTCGCCCGGCTGTGTGCCGCCGCCACGTTGGTCTCCCTGCCGGTCCTCATCGCCGGTTTCGCCGCCCAGGACAAACTGGTCCGCGGCCTGTCCCTAGGAGCAGTCAAGTGA
- a CDS encoding zinc-dependent alcohol dehydrogenase family protein — protein MKAAVIEAPGKVIVTTVPDPTPGPREVVVDVAACGLCGTDLHILQGEFAPTLPIVPGHEFAGEVVGLGSEVTELKVGDRVAVDPSLYCNECRYCRVGRNNLCDRWQAIGVTVAGGAAEYAVAPVANCVRLPDHVDVQDAALIEPLSCAVRGYDVLNSRLGSHVLIYGSGTMGLMMLELAKRTGASSVDVVDINPERLATAEKLGCSQAALSADELGRPAGWDVVVDATGNAAAIQDGLERVAKAGTFLQFGVSDYATTATISPYRIYNQEITITGSMAVLHSYERAAELFATGVLDPQVFISHRMPLTEYPQALDQFAAGQGRKIVVLP, from the coding sequence GTGAAAGCCGCTGTCATCGAAGCCCCCGGCAAGGTCATCGTCACCACGGTGCCCGACCCCACTCCCGGGCCGCGCGAGGTCGTGGTCGATGTGGCGGCCTGCGGGCTGTGCGGGACCGATCTGCACATCCTCCAGGGCGAGTTCGCCCCGACACTGCCCATCGTGCCGGGCCACGAGTTCGCCGGAGAGGTCGTGGGCCTCGGCAGCGAGGTCACCGAACTGAAGGTCGGCGACCGGGTCGCCGTGGATCCCTCGCTGTACTGCAACGAGTGCCGCTACTGCCGGGTGGGACGCAACAACCTCTGCGACCGGTGGCAGGCGATCGGCGTGACCGTCGCCGGCGGCGCCGCCGAGTACGCGGTGGCGCCCGTCGCCAACTGCGTACGGCTGCCCGACCACGTGGACGTCCAGGACGCGGCCCTGATCGAGCCGCTGTCCTGCGCCGTGCGCGGCTACGACGTCCTCAACAGCAGGCTCGGCTCCCACGTGCTGATCTACGGCAGCGGGACGATGGGCCTGATGATGCTGGAGCTGGCCAAGCGCACCGGCGCCTCCTCGGTCGACGTCGTCGACATCAACCCGGAGCGACTGGCGACGGCCGAGAAGCTGGGCTGCTCCCAAGCGGCCCTCTCCGCCGACGAGTTGGGGCGGCCGGCCGGCTGGGACGTGGTGGTCGACGCGACCGGCAACGCCGCCGCCATCCAGGACGGCCTGGAACGGGTCGCCAAGGCCGGGACGTTCCTGCAGTTCGGCGTCTCCGACTACGCGACGACAGCCACCATCTCCCCGTACCGCATCTACAACCAGGAGATCACCATCACCGGCTCCATGGCGGTGCTGCACAGCTACGAACGCGCGGCCGAGCTGTTCGCCACCGGGGTACTCGATCCCCAGGTCTTCATCAGCCACCGGATGCCGCTGACGGAGTACCCGCAGGCACTGGACCAGTTCGCCGCCGGCCAGGGGCGCAAGATCGTCGTACTGCCCTGA
- a CDS encoding carbohydrate kinase family protein translates to MSPHQITVLGECVADAFTEPADAANELALRVLPGGGPANTAVALARLGTPARFLARLSSDVFGRLFQAHLEASGVDLSYAVAADEPSTLAVAELDATGQAAFSFHAQNTADWQWTPAELARVDLSETACLHTGSLALIREPGGAVVEEFLAAAAPQATISIDPNVRPLLVRPEVYRARLAHWCGLADILRLSEDDLELLLPGTPPEQACDTWHAAGVRLVVITLGGDGALASLDGERLRVPAVTTQVVDTVGAGDSFTAGLLHHLGARGLLGGRLARLGVDDVAEACRFGTRVAALTCSVAGPNPPWRNQLTELATTGGV, encoded by the coding sequence ATGAGCCCGCATCAGATCACCGTTCTGGGAGAGTGCGTCGCGGACGCCTTCACCGAACCGGCAGACGCCGCGAACGAACTCGCCCTGCGGGTGCTGCCTGGCGGCGGACCCGCGAACACGGCGGTGGCCCTGGCGCGGCTGGGCACGCCGGCCCGCTTCCTCGCACGTCTGTCCAGCGACGTGTTCGGCCGCCTGTTCCAGGCCCACCTGGAGGCATCCGGCGTCGACCTGTCGTACGCCGTCGCCGCCGACGAGCCCAGCACACTGGCCGTGGCGGAGCTGGATGCCACTGGGCAGGCCGCGTTCTCGTTCCATGCCCAGAACACGGCCGACTGGCAGTGGACTCCAGCGGAACTGGCCAGGGTGGACCTGTCCGAAACCGCCTGTCTGCACACCGGGTCGCTGGCGCTGATCCGAGAGCCCGGCGGGGCGGTGGTGGAGGAGTTCCTGGCGGCAGCGGCTCCGCAGGCCACCATCAGCATCGATCCCAACGTAAGGCCGCTGCTGGTGCGCCCCGAGGTCTACCGCGCCCGGCTGGCACACTGGTGCGGTCTCGCCGACATCCTGCGCCTGAGCGAGGACGACCTGGAACTCCTCCTGCCGGGCACCCCGCCCGAGCAGGCGTGCGACACCTGGCACGCCGCGGGGGTACGGCTCGTCGTGATCACGCTCGGCGGCGACGGCGCCCTGGCCTCACTCGACGGCGAACGGCTGCGGGTGCCCGCGGTGACCACGCAGGTCGTCGACACGGTCGGCGCGGGCGACTCCTTCACCGCCGGCCTGCTGCACCACCTCGGCGCCCGCGGCCTCCTCGGCGGCCGGCTGGCCCGTCTCGGTGTCGACGATGTCGCGGAAGCCTGCCGGTTCGGCACCCGGGTCGCGGCCCTGACCTGTTCGGTCGCCGGTCCCAATCCGCCATGGCGGAACCAGTTGACAGAGCTCGCGACCACCGGCGGTGTCTGA
- a CDS encoding class I SAM-dependent methyltransferase, whose translation MVEHDALSVSREAYDAAASTYAQLFRDELRDRPLDRAILSVFAEVVSASGNGQVADLGCGPGHITAYLNELGLAAFGVDASSAMIELARQAYPGLRFDVGSMAALNIADGALGGVLSRWSIIHTPPRELPAILAEFHRVLASGGHLLVGFSASDDPFHATQAFDHAVAPAYRWWPDHLAAMLRKSGLAEVARMIREPQPTDRRQFQEIQLLVRKA comes from the coding sequence ATGGTCGAACACGATGCCCTCAGTGTCTCCCGCGAGGCTTACGACGCTGCTGCCTCCACCTATGCGCAGCTGTTCCGCGACGAACTGCGTGACAGGCCTCTGGATCGCGCGATCTTGAGTGTTTTCGCCGAGGTCGTAAGTGCGAGTGGGAACGGTCAGGTCGCGGATCTGGGGTGTGGGCCTGGCCATATCACCGCCTATCTGAACGAGTTGGGTCTGGCGGCGTTTGGCGTTGATGCCTCTTCTGCGATGATCGAGTTGGCTCGACAGGCCTATCCGGGCCTGCGGTTCGATGTGGGCTCGATGGCGGCGTTGAACATCGCTGACGGCGCGCTGGGCGGCGTACTCTCACGTTGGTCCATCATTCACACTCCGCCGCGAGAACTGCCCGCCATCTTGGCGGAGTTCCACCGTGTACTGGCATCGGGCGGCCACCTGCTGGTCGGCTTTTCGGCAAGCGACGATCCGTTTCACGCGACGCAGGCCTTCGATCACGCAGTCGCGCCCGCCTATCGGTGGTGGCCCGATCACCTCGCCGCGATGCTACGCAAGTCCGGGTTGGCCGAGGTGGCCCGGATGATTCGCGAGCCTCAGCCCACGGACCGACGGCAGTTTCAGGAGATTCAACTGCTCGTCCGCAAAGCCTAG
- a CDS encoding cold-shock protein — protein MASGTVKWFNAEKGFGFIAQDGGGPDVFAHYSNINASGFRELQEGQAVSFDITQGQKGPQAENITPA, from the coding sequence ATGGCCAGCGGCACCGTCAAGTGGTTCAACGCGGAGAAGGGCTTCGGGTTCATCGCCCAGGACGGGGGCGGTCCCGACGTCTTCGCGCACTACTCCAACATCAACGCCTCGGGCTTCCGTGAGCTCCAGGAGGGCCAGGCAGTCTCCTTCGACATCACCCAGGGCCAGAAGGGCCCGCAGGCGGAGAACATCACCCCCGCCTGA
- a CDS encoding LLM class flavin-dependent oxidoreductase — protein sequence MTNVRIGVMHDRDWAPEGLPEFARRAEALGVDDLWVVEDLGWNGGVSAAAVALGATHRLRVGIGITPAPLRSPALLAMELATLARVFPGRLVAGIGHGVREWMAQVGVAPRSPLALLEETITSVRALLRGERVEMTGREVRLDGVKLVHPPTEVPPVVAGVVRPRSLELSGRVADGTLIAEGHGPRDLEHIRELIAKGGATADHALTAFAFACVGDDPDEVARTLHPHTEGHGAWLGRPQEEVFTVSGDAARAADGIRELAAAGADTVVLRFVGEDPLGQLEAVLGAWQASSA from the coding sequence ATGACAAACGTACGGATCGGTGTGATGCACGACCGCGACTGGGCCCCGGAGGGGTTGCCGGAGTTCGCGCGGCGGGCCGAGGCGCTCGGTGTGGATGACCTGTGGGTGGTGGAGGACCTCGGTTGGAACGGCGGCGTGTCGGCGGCGGCCGTGGCCCTGGGCGCGACACACCGCCTTCGGGTGGGCATCGGCATCACCCCGGCCCCGCTGCGCAGCCCGGCGCTGCTGGCGATGGAACTGGCCACGCTGGCCCGGGTGTTCCCCGGCCGACTGGTGGCCGGCATCGGGCACGGCGTGCGGGAGTGGATGGCTCAGGTCGGCGTCGCGCCCCGCTCCCCGCTGGCCCTGCTGGAGGAGACGATCACCTCCGTGCGGGCGCTGCTGCGTGGTGAGCGCGTCGAAATGACGGGGCGTGAGGTACGGCTGGACGGAGTCAAGCTGGTGCATCCGCCGACCGAGGTCCCGCCGGTCGTCGCGGGCGTGGTGCGCCCGCGCTCCCTCGAACTGTCCGGTCGGGTCGCCGACGGCACGCTGATCGCCGAGGGCCACGGTCCGCGCGATCTGGAACACATCCGGGAGCTGATCGCCAAGGGCGGTGCCACCGCCGACCACGCCCTGACCGCCTTCGCCTTCGCGTGCGTCGGCGACGACCCCGACGAGGTGGCCCGCACCCTCCACCCCCACACCGAGGGCCACGGCGCCTGGTTGGGCCGCCCCCAGGAGGAGGTCTTCACCGTGTCCGGCGACGCCGCCCGGGCCGCCGACGGCATCCGCGAACTCGCGGCGGCCGGTGCGGACACGGTCGTCCTGCGCTTCGTGGGCGAGGATCCGCTGGGGCAGTTGGAGGCCGTGCTCGGAGCCTGGCAGGCGTCGTCGGCCTGA
- the denD gene encoding D-erythronate dehydrogenase, translated as MRIVITGGFGFLGRQVTSTLLKTRTFRGAPIDRLVLVDRIVPSEPQSASDPLVEIMRGDLIDHLGEAFAEPVDVLIHLAAAVSAECEADFDLGMGANLDTTRALLEAARTQSATCGPTPRLVFSSSVAVYGSDPALPLPSVVSEATLPTPRSSYGIQKLVCEQLIADYTRRGFVDGRVARLMTVSVRPGKPNAAASGFLSGIVREPLAGLPAICPVHPDLRVALASPRRTVEAILRIAEVERGVEKGRLDGGLPVNLPALTVSVAEMMATLRQMAGDAVADLVTVTPDPAVEAIVGSWPSVFDNARAAALGLDPDPSFASVVRDYLAHPDAVLADPSLAAGKPGQGPWAD; from the coding sequence ATGAGGATCGTCATCACGGGTGGCTTCGGCTTCCTGGGACGACAGGTCACCAGCACACTGCTCAAGACGCGGACGTTTCGAGGGGCACCGATCGATCGCCTGGTGCTCGTCGACCGGATCGTGCCGTCCGAGCCGCAGTCGGCGTCCGACCCACTCGTGGAGATCATGCGGGGCGACCTGATCGACCATCTCGGTGAGGCGTTCGCAGAGCCGGTGGACGTGCTGATCCACCTCGCAGCCGCCGTCTCGGCCGAGTGCGAGGCCGACTTCGACCTGGGCATGGGCGCCAACCTGGACACCACTCGCGCGCTCCTCGAAGCCGCCCGGACGCAGTCGGCCACCTGCGGGCCGACGCCACGCCTGGTGTTCTCCAGCAGTGTGGCGGTGTACGGTTCCGACCCGGCGCTCCCGCTCCCGTCTGTCGTCAGCGAGGCGACCCTGCCCACGCCGCGATCCAGCTACGGGATCCAGAAACTCGTCTGCGAGCAACTGATCGCGGACTACACCCGGCGCGGTTTCGTCGACGGACGGGTCGCCCGCCTGATGACCGTGTCGGTGCGGCCCGGCAAGCCGAACGCGGCCGCTTCCGGCTTCCTGTCCGGTATCGTCCGCGAGCCCCTCGCGGGCCTCCCGGCCATCTGCCCGGTACATCCCGACCTGCGGGTGGCCCTGGCCTCGCCGCGCCGCACCGTCGAGGCAATCCTCCGCATCGCGGAAGTAGAGCGCGGGGTGGAGAAAGGTCGGCTCGACGGCGGACTTCCGGTCAACCTTCCGGCACTCACAGTCTCGGTCGCCGAGATGATGGCCACGCTGCGGCAGATGGCCGGCGACGCCGTCGCCGACCTGGTGACGGTCACGCCCGACCCTGCCGTCGAGGCCATCGTGGGCTCGTGGCCTTCCGTCTTCGACAACGCGCGCGCCGCCGCGCTGGGGCTGGATCCCGACCCGAGCTTCGCATCGGTGGTGCGGGACTACCTCGCCCACCCCGACGCAGTCCTGGCCGACCCATCGCTCGCGGCGGGAAAGCCGGGCCAGGGTCCATGGGCTGACTAG
- a CDS encoding transposase: MRVNHEYRRGGALAYLAAYDAHHARVLGRCEPTTGIVPFMSLVTQVMTSEPYASAKRDFWIVDNGSSHRGKAAIDRLAKAFPNAVMVHTPVHASWTNQIEIFFSVLQRKVVAPNDFTDLDQIRNQLRAFEDRYNATAQPFQWKFTTSDLDDLLARLDRYTLDRCRPGETPSSEADGGLMARERSGS; this comes from the coding sequence ATGCGGGTCAACCACGAGTACCGACGCGGCGGCGCCCTGGCCTACCTCGCCGCCTACGACGCCCACCACGCCCGCGTCCTCGGGCGCTGCGAGCCCACCACCGGCATCGTGCCCTTCATGAGCCTGGTCACCCAGGTCATGACCAGCGAGCCCTACGCCAGCGCGAAACGTGACTTCTGGATCGTCGACAACGGCTCCTCCCACCGCGGCAAGGCCGCCATCGACCGCCTGGCCAAGGCGTTTCCCAACGCCGTCATGGTCCACACCCCGGTCCACGCCTCCTGGACCAACCAGATAGAGATCTTCTTCTCCGTCCTCCAACGCAAAGTCGTGGCACCCAACGACTTCACGGACCTCGACCAAATCCGAAACCAGCTCCGAGCCTTCGAAGACCGCTACAACGCCACAGCACAGCCGTTCCAGTGGAAGTTCACCACCTCCGACCTGGACGATCTGCTGGCCCGGCTCGACCGATACACACTGGACCGCTGTCGACCAGGGGAAACCCCCTCCTCTGAGGCGGACGGCGGATTGATGGCCCGGGAACGCTCCGGATCTTGA
- a CDS encoding protein kinase family protein has translation MEVAVESFDASRGARLAAYSAVSTSLALCSDRELRDLMDTAAPMGSGIGGTSALLEVGGTPVFVKRLPLTDLERQPENVQSTANLFELPTFCHPGLGVPGSPGWGAWRELAVHTMTTNWVLAQDHEGFPLMYHWRVLPHPGQVLPEQLADVEKAVAYWGGGPQVRHRIEALRDSSASVALFLEYIPQNLHDWLDGQVKADDETAEQACTMVAKELEAGTSFMNARGLLHFDGHFQNILTAGKRLFFTDYGLAISSRFDLSKEEADFFAEHQTYDRCYTVTHLVQWLVTALYGYEGDERSAFVHACARGEPPTGIPPQVAAILTRYAPVAAVMTDYYREFRFESRQTPYPLEAIRRIGGPDSLFII, from the coding sequence GTGGAGGTAGCCGTCGAGAGCTTCGACGCGTCGCGTGGTGCGCGTTTGGCGGCCTACAGTGCCGTCTCCACATCGCTGGCGCTATGCAGTGATCGCGAACTGCGCGACCTTATGGATACGGCTGCGCCGATGGGTTCTGGCATCGGCGGGACCTCAGCGTTGCTGGAGGTCGGCGGAACCCCAGTCTTCGTTAAGCGGCTGCCGCTGACCGATCTGGAAAGGCAGCCGGAGAACGTCCAATCCACGGCGAACCTCTTCGAGCTACCGACCTTCTGTCATCCCGGCCTCGGGGTTCCCGGAAGCCCGGGATGGGGGGCCTGGCGGGAGTTGGCCGTGCACACCATGACGACGAACTGGGTGCTCGCACAGGACCATGAGGGCTTTCCGTTGATGTACCACTGGCGGGTGCTGCCGCACCCCGGGCAGGTGCTGCCCGAGCAACTGGCCGACGTGGAGAAAGCTGTCGCCTACTGGGGAGGCGGACCGCAGGTGCGCCACCGGATCGAGGCGCTGCGGGACTCCTCGGCGAGCGTCGCACTGTTCCTGGAGTACATCCCGCAGAACCTGCACGACTGGCTGGACGGTCAGGTCAAAGCCGACGATGAGACGGCCGAGCAGGCATGCACCATGGTGGCGAAGGAACTTGAGGCCGGAACCTCTTTCATGAACGCCCGCGGGCTCCTGCATTTCGATGGCCACTTCCAGAACATCCTCACCGCCGGCAAGCGTCTGTTCTTCACGGACTACGGCCTCGCGATCTCCTCCCGGTTCGACCTGTCGAAGGAGGAAGCCGACTTCTTCGCCGAACACCAGACCTATGACCGCTGCTACACCGTCACCCACCTGGTGCAGTGGCTCGTCACTGCCCTGTACGGGTACGAGGGGGATGAGCGCAGTGCGTTCGTGCACGCCTGCGCCCGAGGGGAACCTCCGACGGGAATTCCGCCGCAGGTCGCGGCGATCCTCACCCGCTACGCCCCGGTCGCCGCAGTGATGACGGACTACTACCGCGAGTTCCGTTTTGAGAGCAGGCAGACCCCGTATCCCCTGGAGGCGATCCGTCGGATCGGCGGGCCGGACAGCTTGTTCATCATCTGA